The following are encoded in a window of Nibricoccus aquaticus genomic DNA:
- a CDS encoding heme-degrading domain-containing protein, translated as MNISADLERIAQQEAVFVFERFDASTAWELGARIKAVAERRGVAVAFDVTLNGATVFYHGMPGTTLDHADWIRRKRNVAQRFQRPSYVVGLWGERDKTTLAESHGASVADYAPHGGAFPIRVKGVGVVGTVTVSGVPQRDDHGIVVEALAGMLGKELAEVALE; from the coding sequence ATGAATATTTCGGCCGATCTGGAGCGCATCGCACAGCAGGAAGCAGTTTTTGTTTTTGAGAGATTCGACGCGAGCACAGCGTGGGAGCTGGGAGCGCGGATCAAGGCGGTGGCGGAGCGGCGCGGGGTGGCGGTGGCGTTTGATGTGACACTGAACGGGGCGACGGTTTTTTATCACGGGATGCCGGGGACGACGCTCGATCATGCGGACTGGATCCGGCGGAAGCGGAACGTGGCGCAGCGGTTTCAGCGGCCGTCGTATGTGGTCGGGCTGTGGGGCGAGCGGGATAAGACGACTCTGGCGGAATCGCACGGGGCGAGCGTGGCGGATTATGCGCCGCATGGCGGGGCGTTTCCGATTCGCGTGAAAGGTGTGGGCGTGGTCGGTACGGTGACCGTGTCGGGCGTGCCGCAGCGGGACGATCACGGGATCGTGGTGGAGGCGCTGGCGGGGATGTTAGGGAAGGAGCTCGCGGAGGTGGCGCTGGAGTGA
- a CDS encoding DUF6172 family protein, giving the protein MKKSFPFQTPGKDDARVLEAIKGDIRKYLKRERRKKFPEGHDLWDFNCKLGPDQSTAEVIALADLIPALDKLAATEGTTHAYVEILAFASHRQPKRVNPFDQPEPDSTAAEPAAPENPPAG; this is encoded by the coding sequence ATGAAGAAATCCTTCCCCTTTCAAACTCCCGGCAAAGACGACGCCCGCGTCCTCGAAGCCATCAAAGGCGACATCCGCAAATACCTGAAACGCGAACGCCGCAAAAAATTCCCCGAAGGCCACGACCTCTGGGATTTCAACTGCAAGCTCGGCCCCGACCAGTCCACCGCCGAAGTCATCGCTCTCGCCGACCTCATCCCCGCGCTCGACAAACTCGCCGCCACCGAAGGCACCACCCATGCTTACGTCGAGATTCTCGCCTTCGCCAGCCACCGCCAGCCCAAGCGCGTCAACCCCTTCGACCAGCCCGAACCCGATTCCACCGCCGCGGAGCCTGCCGCCCCCGAAAATCCCCCCGCTGGCTAA
- a CDS encoding DUF2293 domain-containing protein: MPAETREVRLCQKPRHVITAEGRVLLVPADWELLPPGDAALSRRLKEAGPTWTVLEIKGRKRFSHGIWAPAATITTLRAERQHEQADPAYQKKLDASRLRRAREEHTYATDFRAAVLAFLNFHPTYTREAETLATLIAAHATPVGSGTVARTERIPLEQRAEAATIAWLRHQTTGYDSMTIARVKGLRREVRQQLAQRSRDLLLLRYRQGHPIDPARCPLAQALKTATPLPAALTPVQTSLF; the protein is encoded by the coding sequence ATGCCCGCCGAAACCCGCGAAGTCCGCCTCTGCCAAAAGCCCCGCCACGTCATCACCGCCGAAGGCCGCGTCCTTCTCGTTCCGGCCGATTGGGAACTCCTCCCACCCGGCGACGCCGCCCTCAGCCGCCGCCTCAAAGAAGCCGGCCCCACCTGGACCGTCCTCGAAATCAAAGGCCGCAAACGTTTCTCCCACGGCATCTGGGCTCCCGCCGCGACCATCACGACCCTCCGCGCCGAGCGACAACACGAACAGGCCGACCCCGCGTATCAGAAAAAACTCGACGCCAGCCGCCTCCGCCGCGCCCGCGAAGAACACACCTACGCCACCGACTTCCGCGCCGCCGTCCTCGCATTCCTCAACTTCCACCCCACCTACACCCGCGAAGCGGAAACACTCGCTACCCTCATCGCCGCGCACGCCACCCCCGTCGGCAGTGGCACCGTCGCCCGCACCGAACGCATCCCCCTCGAGCAACGCGCCGAGGCCGCCACCATCGCCTGGCTCCGCCACCAGACCACCGGCTATGACTCGATGACGATCGCCCGCGTCAAAGGCCTCCGCCGCGAAGTCCGCCAGCAACTCGCCCAACGCTCCCGCGACCTCCTCCTCCTCCGCTACCGCCAGGGCCACCCCATCGACCCCGCCCGCTGCCCGCTCGCCCAAGCCTTGAAGACCGCAACACCTCTGCCCGCCGCCCTCACGCCCGTACAGACATCCCTTTTCTAA
- a CDS encoding alpha/beta hydrolase, with product MKILYALLALVVFAYGFLLLDVYFRQSTILYAATAETRPTTTLRSWTSGGQTLGYAREVRSPRTLWLMLHGNAGQAEHRDYILPLLDATDSLYVLEYPGFGLRPGKPSRESLNAAALEAYRHLRTQNPGTPIAVIGESIGSGPACELALASVPPDKIVLLTPFDTLANAAAARFRLLPIRLMLRDRWDNIAALRDYRGPVEIYAALEDDIIPFSHAQALATAHPGAVLHSLLGGHNNWPRHNTVRLTR from the coding sequence ATGAAAATCCTCTACGCCCTGCTCGCCCTCGTCGTCTTCGCGTACGGATTCCTCCTGCTCGACGTCTATTTCCGCCAGAGCACGATCCTCTACGCCGCAACGGCTGAAACACGCCCGACCACCACGCTGCGCTCCTGGACTTCCGGTGGCCAGACCCTCGGCTACGCCCGCGAAGTCCGCTCTCCCCGCACGCTCTGGCTCATGCTTCACGGCAACGCCGGCCAGGCCGAGCACCGCGATTACATTCTCCCGCTCCTCGACGCGACCGACTCCCTCTACGTCCTCGAATACCCCGGCTTCGGCCTCCGCCCCGGCAAACCCTCCCGCGAATCCCTCAACGCCGCCGCCCTCGAAGCCTACCGGCACCTGCGTACCCAAAATCCGGGCACACCCATCGCCGTCATCGGCGAATCCATCGGCTCCGGCCCCGCCTGCGAACTCGCCCTCGCCTCCGTCCCGCCCGACAAGATCGTCCTCCTCACCCCCTTCGACACCCTCGCCAACGCCGCCGCCGCCCGCTTCCGCCTGCTCCCCATCCGCCTCATGCTCCGCGACCGCTGGGATAACATCGCCGCACTCCGCGACTACCGCGGCCCCGTCGAGATCTACGCCGCGCTCGAAGACGACATCATCCCCTTCTCCCACGCCCAGGCCCTCGCCACCGCCCACCCCGGCGCTGTTCTCCACTCCCTTCTCGGCGGCCACAACAACTGGCCCCGCCACAACACCGTCCGCCTCACCCGCTGA
- a CDS encoding class II fructose-bisphosphate aldolase encodes MIVTTAQLFKHAYGKYAIGAYNINNAEQAMGLFKGAIDSKAPFIIQISKGARSYTDKRMLEAIIRAAGEIFPEAIYAVHLDHGDEATCYDCIDSGFFSSVMIDASHDPFEKNVEITKRVVERAHAKGLSVEAELGMLGGVEEDIKVEDGHATLTDPAEAEEFIKLTGCDSLACAIGTSHGAFKFKGKQSLHFDVLEKIKARKPGFPLVMHGSSSVPQDEVARINAAGGTIKDSVGVDPAEYLPAAKLGVTKINIDTDGRLVWTRVHREFFRDKPAEFDFRPPGKIFIVEYAKFIASRNVLLGSAGQLDDLRKSLGK; translated from the coding sequence ATGATCGTTACCACTGCGCAACTCTTCAAACACGCCTACGGCAAGTACGCCATCGGCGCCTACAACATCAATAACGCCGAGCAGGCGATGGGTCTCTTCAAGGGCGCCATCGACTCCAAAGCTCCGTTCATCATCCAGATTTCCAAGGGCGCGCGCAGCTACACCGACAAGCGCATGCTCGAGGCCATCATCCGCGCCGCCGGCGAAATTTTCCCCGAAGCCATCTACGCCGTCCACCTCGACCACGGCGACGAAGCCACCTGCTACGACTGTATCGACTCAGGCTTCTTCAGCTCCGTCATGATCGACGCCTCGCACGATCCCTTCGAGAAAAACGTCGAGATCACCAAACGCGTCGTCGAACGCGCTCACGCCAAAGGTCTCTCCGTCGAAGCCGAGCTCGGCATGTTGGGCGGCGTCGAAGAAGACATCAAAGTCGAAGACGGCCACGCCACCCTCACCGATCCCGCCGAAGCCGAAGAGTTCATCAAACTCACCGGTTGCGACTCCCTCGCCTGCGCCATCGGCACCTCCCACGGCGCCTTCAAGTTCAAGGGCAAGCAATCGCTCCACTTCGACGTCCTCGAAAAGATCAAGGCCCGCAAACCCGGCTTCCCGCTCGTCATGCACGGCTCCTCTTCGGTCCCGCAGGATGAAGTCGCCCGCATCAACGCAGCCGGCGGCACCATCAAAGATTCCGTCGGTGTCGATCCCGCCGAGTATCTCCCCGCCGCCAAACTCGGCGTCACCAAGATCAACATCGATACCGACGGCCGCCTCGTCTGGACCCGCGTCCACCGCGAGTTCTTCCGCGACAAACCCGCCGAGTTCGATTTCCGCCCACCCGGCAAGATCTTCATCGTCGAGTACGCGAAGTTCATCGCCAGCCGCAACGTCCTCCTCGGCTCCGCCGGCCAGCTCGACGACCTCCGCAAGAGCCTCGGCAAGTAA
- a CDS encoding C1 family peptidase: MSPARTHPLIPLAVIGTFALCAIAVSLRAQTPDTPAPAPLVAGATLDSITVGQITYTQVRIRTISAQTAMIQHAGGIASLRLRDLSPDLQQRFGYNPDAAAAEAEKQKAAAAAAAKLRQEQLAAQKKANAVQLVAQARESKKENTLDVLLRTFGSEPDIRAGIDLRPRYNELGLWIKNQGARSSCAIFAIVSALELQAAEITGHPQRYSEEYLQWATRKTLNRPAFTPQSVKATVAGGIISAEAPPPDEGFRLLDVVTALRAYGIPERERVPYRSSDLIDDPSEEIIQEARTKLQVACHILPGKTQPDILANIIHALNAGVPVPIGMSWPVENAGIYKTGYLDKQRTNQDGGHAVTIVGYKSTGGRLENTVFIFKNSYGTRWGIDGYGTATYAFLEENLSYGVLLDISEK, from the coding sequence ATGAGCCCGGCCCGCACCCATCCCCTGATCCCCCTCGCCGTCATCGGCACCTTCGCCCTCTGCGCCATCGCCGTCTCCCTGCGTGCCCAGACTCCCGATACGCCCGCGCCAGCTCCGCTCGTCGCCGGCGCCACGCTCGACTCGATCACGGTCGGGCAGATCACCTACACCCAGGTCCGCATCCGCACCATCTCCGCCCAGACCGCGATGATCCAGCACGCCGGCGGCATCGCCTCCCTCCGCCTCCGCGACCTCTCCCCCGATCTCCAGCAACGCTTCGGCTACAACCCCGACGCAGCCGCCGCCGAGGCCGAAAAACAAAAAGCCGCAGCCGCAGCAGCCGCAAAACTCCGCCAGGAACAACTCGCCGCCCAGAAAAAAGCCAATGCCGTGCAGCTCGTAGCCCAGGCACGAGAATCTAAAAAAGAGAATACTTTGGACGTTCTGTTGCGCACCTTCGGCAGCGAGCCCGATATTCGGGCCGGCATCGACCTGCGTCCCCGTTACAATGAGCTCGGCCTGTGGATCAAAAATCAAGGGGCTCGCTCCAGTTGTGCGATTTTCGCAATCGTTAGTGCGCTGGAGCTGCAAGCAGCTGAGATTACAGGCCATCCTCAACGCTACTCCGAGGAGTATCTGCAATGGGCCACCCGAAAAACCCTGAACCGGCCTGCCTTCACGCCACAATCAGTGAAAGCCACTGTGGCTGGCGGAATCATTTCCGCGGAAGCACCACCGCCTGATGAAGGATTCAGGTTACTCGATGTCGTCACCGCTTTACGCGCGTACGGTATTCCCGAACGCGAGCGTGTGCCCTATCGCAGCTCCGATTTGATCGATGATCCCTCCGAAGAAATCATTCAGGAAGCACGCACGAAATTACAGGTGGCCTGCCATATTCTTCCAGGAAAGACCCAGCCGGATATACTCGCCAACATCATCCATGCACTGAACGCCGGCGTGCCGGTTCCAATTGGCATGTCTTGGCCCGTAGAAAATGCCGGTATCTATAAAACCGGCTATCTCGATAAACAACGCACCAATCAGGACGGAGGCCACGCAGTGACGATCGTAGGCTACAAATCAACGGGTGGACGGCTCGAAAACACCGTCTTCATTTTCAAAAACTCCTATGGCACACGCTGGGGTATCGATGGCTACGGAACGGCCACGTATGCCTTTCTGGAAGAAAATTTAAGCTACGGCGTTCTGCTCGACATTAGCGAAAAATGA
- the dgt gene encoding dGTP triphosphohydrolase yields MTANRFYSDFDTQTLDGARKPDYRSAFQIDRDRLIHSHAFRKLQSKTQVFLSGEYDFYRTRLTHSMEVAQIGRSICNFLKSRGGPLADDFFIDGDLVEAVCLAHDLGHPPFGHSGERTLQELMKAHGGFEGNAQTLHLLTETIYQNETSVRGMHPTRALLDGVLKYKKLYREYAAVPEKHFLYDPQVRYRDFVFDNAEIPAALHEGKAFNKFKAVECQIMDWADDSAYSLNDIVDGVKAGFLTIDRIEAWAAAEGIDAEQEQHLQALVAAIRGDRLESVFAAKVGWFITSCRLRERENFMSAKTNRYRYELVVAPEAEREAKFFKRMANDIIFESPQLQQIEYKARRVLMNLWQAAWENYVERGERVIGILPPRVGKLIEAETTPEGKARRICDWLAGLTDGTIVRTYRRLFDPEFGSIRDLS; encoded by the coding sequence ATGACGGCGAACCGATTCTACTCTGACTTCGACACGCAGACGCTCGATGGAGCCCGCAAGCCCGATTACCGCAGCGCGTTTCAGATCGATCGCGACCGGCTCATTCATTCGCACGCGTTTCGGAAGCTGCAGTCGAAGACGCAGGTGTTTCTTTCCGGAGAGTACGATTTCTACCGGACGCGGCTGACGCACTCGATGGAAGTGGCGCAGATCGGGCGCTCGATCTGCAATTTCCTGAAGTCGCGTGGCGGACCGCTGGCGGATGATTTTTTCATCGATGGCGATCTGGTGGAGGCGGTGTGTCTGGCGCACGATCTGGGGCATCCACCGTTTGGACACTCGGGGGAGCGGACGTTGCAGGAGCTGATGAAGGCGCATGGCGGGTTCGAGGGGAACGCGCAGACGCTGCATCTGCTGACGGAGACAATTTATCAGAATGAAACGTCGGTGCGCGGGATGCATCCGACGCGGGCGCTGCTCGATGGCGTGTTGAAATACAAGAAACTGTACCGCGAGTACGCGGCGGTGCCTGAGAAGCATTTTCTCTACGATCCGCAGGTGCGGTATCGGGATTTCGTTTTCGATAACGCGGAGATCCCAGCGGCGCTGCACGAGGGGAAGGCGTTTAATAAATTCAAGGCGGTGGAGTGCCAGATCATGGACTGGGCGGATGACTCGGCGTACTCGCTCAATGATATCGTGGACGGGGTGAAGGCGGGGTTTCTGACGATTGACCGGATCGAGGCGTGGGCGGCGGCGGAGGGGATCGACGCGGAGCAAGAGCAGCATTTGCAGGCGCTGGTGGCGGCGATCCGCGGGGACCGGCTGGAATCGGTTTTTGCGGCGAAGGTGGGCTGGTTCATCACGTCGTGCCGGTTGCGGGAGCGGGAAAACTTCATGTCGGCGAAGACGAATCGTTATCGCTACGAGCTGGTCGTCGCACCGGAGGCGGAGCGTGAGGCGAAGTTTTTCAAGCGGATGGCGAACGATATTATTTTCGAGAGTCCGCAGCTGCAGCAGATCGAGTACAAGGCGCGGCGGGTGTTGATGAATCTCTGGCAGGCGGCGTGGGAAAACTATGTCGAACGCGGCGAGCGCGTGATTGGGATTTTGCCGCCGCGCGTGGGGAAGTTGATCGAGGCGGAGACGACGCCGGAGGGGAAGGCGCGGCGGATCTGCGACTGGCTGGCAGGGCTGACGGACGGGACGATCGTGCGGACTTACCGGCGGTTGTTCGACCCGGAGTTTGGGAGCATCCGGGATTTGAGCTGA
- a CDS encoding S9 family peptidase encodes MIRLPRAFFSALLFVVLLGPLSAQSPDSLISAKDLLNLKQLGAPAISPDGTRVVYTVRSIEESTANPGEYAYRTRIWMIPLDGIGGPRQLTRGDGSASFPVWHPSGDRIAFVRFEKSVPQIWVLPLGPGGEAFRITAIPNGATHPRWSPDGTKLLFSSTLTLSEVRDEFAQSPNAQTLSAWPDERPGRPKPSHDTATSASDKNETARLNGTREAERRWLDRREAAGNPRVLTRLEFIGDSDLAPEEEFTHLYVAPAEENAAAQLLTPGFLSADGAEWVNLPDGPRVVFSAESPGEIHPDRVLDRALWSVGLDGAAPRTILYTPNFAYTRPTASPDARTIAFLSDDLSLNSYGQTQLGVIAGDGTNRKILTAKIDRNVSRPKWSADGTQVYFTATANGGHPLFRVRADGSADPEVLTGVTNAIRAYDIGATHGIVVLSQAANPYELHRLTLATKEYRLITAHNSEWLRTKSISVPVRRQLTLSDNTKIDSWLIKPTFLEPGKKYPLLVAIHGGPHAMWGPTDAGMWHEFQFFASRGYGILFCNPRGSSGYGQEFQKGSFQNWGPGPASDVLAATDQACTEPWVDKEKLVLSGGSYGGYLAAWIVGHDKRFKAAVAQRGIYDLATFFGEGSAWRLVPYHFGGYPWQPFVRRLLDAQSPLSHAEHIVTPLLIEHGDNDRRTGTAQSEMLFRALKVLNRPVEYVRYPNATHELSRSGDPAQRIDRLLRFDEFFRRFIGE; translated from the coding sequence ATGATTCGCCTCCCCCGCGCGTTTTTCTCCGCCCTGCTGTTTGTCGTCCTCCTCGGGCCGCTCTCCGCCCAGTCGCCCGACAGCCTCATTAGCGCGAAAGACCTCCTTAACCTGAAACAGCTCGGCGCTCCCGCGATTTCTCCCGACGGCACCCGCGTCGTCTACACCGTCCGCAGCATCGAGGAATCCACCGCCAATCCCGGCGAGTACGCCTACCGCACGCGCATCTGGATGATCCCGCTCGACGGCATCGGCGGCCCCCGCCAGCTCACCCGCGGCGACGGCAGCGCCTCCTTCCCCGTCTGGCATCCGAGTGGCGACCGCATCGCCTTTGTCCGCTTCGAAAAATCCGTCCCACAAATCTGGGTACTCCCGCTCGGCCCCGGCGGCGAAGCCTTCCGCATCACCGCGATCCCCAATGGCGCCACCCACCCCCGCTGGTCGCCCGACGGCACCAAACTCCTCTTCTCCTCCACACTCACGCTCTCCGAAGTCCGCGACGAATTCGCCCAATCTCCTAACGCCCAAACCCTCTCCGCCTGGCCCGACGAACGCCCCGGCCGCCCCAAACCATCCCACGACACAGCCACGTCCGCTTCCGATAAAAACGAAACTGCACGCCTCAACGGCACCCGCGAAGCCGAGCGCCGCTGGCTCGACCGCCGCGAAGCCGCCGGCAATCCCCGCGTCCTCACCCGCCTCGAATTCATCGGCGACAGCGACCTCGCGCCCGAGGAAGAATTCACTCACCTCTACGTCGCCCCCGCCGAGGAAAACGCCGCCGCCCAACTCCTCACCCCCGGCTTCCTCAGCGCCGACGGCGCCGAATGGGTCAACCTCCCCGACGGCCCGCGCGTCGTCTTCAGCGCCGAGTCACCTGGAGAAATTCACCCCGACCGCGTTCTCGATCGTGCCCTCTGGAGCGTCGGTCTCGATGGCGCCGCGCCCCGCACCATTCTCTACACGCCCAACTTCGCCTACACCCGTCCCACCGCTTCGCCCGACGCCCGCACCATCGCCTTTCTCTCCGACGATCTCTCGCTCAACTCCTACGGACAAACCCAGCTCGGCGTCATCGCCGGCGACGGCACCAACCGCAAAATCCTCACCGCCAAAATCGACCGCAACGTCTCCCGCCCCAAATGGTCCGCCGACGGCACGCAGGTCTACTTCACCGCCACCGCCAACGGCGGCCACCCGCTCTTCCGCGTTCGCGCCGACGGCTCCGCCGATCCCGAAGTCCTCACCGGCGTCACCAACGCCATCCGCGCCTACGACATCGGCGCCACCCACGGCATCGTCGTCCTCTCTCAAGCCGCCAACCCCTACGAACTCCACCGCCTCACCCTCGCGACCAAAGAATACCGCCTCATCACCGCGCACAACAGCGAGTGGCTCCGCACCAAATCCATCTCCGTCCCCGTCCGCCGCCAGCTCACTCTCAGCGACAACACCAAAATCGACTCCTGGCTCATCAAGCCCACCTTCCTAGAACCCGGGAAAAAATACCCGCTCCTCGTCGCCATCCACGGCGGCCCTCACGCCATGTGGGGCCCGACCGACGCCGGCATGTGGCACGAATTTCAATTCTTCGCCTCACGCGGCTACGGCATCCTCTTCTGCAACCCTCGCGGCTCCTCCGGCTACGGCCAGGAATTCCAAAAAGGCAGCTTCCAAAACTGGGGCCCCGGCCCGGCCTCCGACGTCCTCGCCGCCACCGACCAAGCCTGCACCGAACCCTGGGTGGACAAAGAAAAACTCGTTCTCTCCGGCGGCAGTTACGGCGGCTACCTCGCCGCCTGGATCGTCGGCCACGACAAACGCTTCAAAGCCGCCGTCGCCCAGCGCGGCATCTACGACCTCGCCACTTTCTTCGGCGAGGGCAGCGCCTGGCGTCTCGTCCCGTATCATTTTGGCGGTTACCCGTGGCAGCCGTTCGTCCGCCGCCTCCTCGACGCCCAATCCCCGCTCTCCCACGCCGAGCACATCGTCACACCGCTCCTGATCGAGCACGGCGACAACGACCGCCGCACCGGCACTGCCCAGAGCGAAATGCTCTTCCGCGCCCTCAAAGTCCTCAACCGCCCCGTCGAGTACGTACGCTATCCCAACGCCACCCACGAGCTCAGCCGCTCCGGCGATCCGGCCCAGCGCATCGACCGACTCCTCCGCTTCGACGAATTCTTCCGCCGCTTCATCGGCGAATAA
- a CDS encoding 1,4-dihydroxy-2-naphthoate polyprenyltransferase codes for MIWLAATRPRTLPAAIAPVLVGSAFAWGDRAFVWPAAVACLGFALLIQIGTNFANDYYDFIKGADTAERVGPRRAVASGLVTPLAMKAAMTGVFVAAFLVGLSLLNYGGWPLLVIGVASIVCGVAYTGGPYPLGYNGLGDLFVFIFFGLVAVCATYFVQAGEVTQEVFLGSVGIGLLAANILVVNNYRDVETDAKAGKRTLVVRFGRRAARVQFGVSLVVAFTMPVHLMLRGDYEPVILLPLAIAPLALRQMRRLEASETPAELIVLLGDTGKLLALYAVLLSVGVVFG; via the coding sequence ATGATCTGGCTCGCTGCTACGCGTCCACGCACGCTGCCCGCGGCGATAGCGCCTGTGCTGGTGGGCTCGGCGTTTGCGTGGGGTGACCGGGCGTTTGTGTGGCCGGCGGCAGTGGCGTGTCTTGGGTTCGCGTTGCTGATCCAGATCGGGACGAATTTCGCGAACGACTATTACGACTTCATCAAGGGCGCGGACACGGCGGAGCGGGTTGGACCGCGTCGCGCGGTGGCCTCCGGGCTGGTGACGCCGCTTGCGATGAAGGCGGCGATGACGGGCGTGTTTGTGGCGGCGTTTTTGGTCGGGTTGTCGCTTCTTAATTATGGCGGCTGGCCGCTGCTGGTGATCGGGGTGGCGAGCATTGTGTGCGGCGTCGCGTACACCGGTGGACCGTATCCGCTTGGCTACAACGGGCTGGGCGATCTCTTCGTGTTTATCTTTTTCGGACTGGTGGCTGTGTGCGCGACTTACTTCGTGCAGGCGGGTGAGGTGACGCAGGAGGTGTTTCTTGGATCGGTCGGCATCGGGCTGCTGGCGGCGAATATTCTGGTCGTGAATAATTATCGCGATGTGGAGACGGATGCGAAGGCGGGTAAGCGGACGCTCGTGGTGCGGTTTGGGCGGCGGGCGGCGCGCGTTCAGTTCGGGGTCTCGCTTGTCGTGGCGTTCACGATGCCGGTGCATCTGATGCTGCGCGGGGATTACGAGCCGGTGATTTTGCTGCCGCTGGCGATTGCGCCGCTGGCGTTGCGGCAGATGCGACGGCTGGAAGCGTCGGAGACACCGGCGGAGTTGATCGTGTTGCTCGGTGACACGGGGAAACTGCTGGCGCTGTACGCGGTGCTGTTGAGCGTCGGCGTGGTGTTTGGCTGA
- a CDS encoding sulfate adenylyltransferase subunit 1 yields MSHSDAHYLSMDLLRFTTAGSVDDGKSTLIGRLLYDSKAIFEDQLDAIERATEQRGEEHLNLSLLTDGLRAEREQGITIDVAYRYFATPKRKFIIADTPGHIQYTRNMVTGASTANLAIILIDARKGVIEQTCRHSFIASLLRIPHIVVCVNKMDLVDFKEEVFNTIVAQYTEFASRLEVADIKFIPISALHGDNVVDKSEKMPWYKGSPLLYTLETVYIGSDANHIDPRFPVQTVIRPNTDDHHDFRGFAGRVAGGVFKVGDEVLALPSGFTSKIKSLHGPDGETSEVFSPMSIAMTLTDEIDISRGGMIVKPNNQPQISQDVEAMLCWFSPNKLNPNGKYILRHTTREVKCAIKAVRYKMNINTLHKVEGDTEIGMNDIGRVQIRTASPLFFDAYKRNRNTGSLILVDEQTNATVGAAMII; encoded by the coding sequence ATGTCTCACTCCGACGCTCATTATCTTTCCATGGACCTGCTCCGCTTCACCACGGCGGGCAGTGTCGATGACGGCAAATCCACTTTGATCGGACGTCTCCTTTATGACTCGAAGGCGATCTTCGAGGACCAACTCGACGCCATCGAGCGCGCCACCGAACAGCGCGGCGAAGAGCATCTGAATCTCTCGCTCCTGACGGATGGTCTGCGCGCCGAGCGCGAGCAGGGCATCACGATCGATGTCGCGTATCGCTACTTCGCCACGCCGAAGCGTAAGTTCATCATCGCGGACACGCCCGGCCATATTCAATACACGCGCAACATGGTGACGGGCGCCTCCACGGCCAACCTCGCCATCATCCTGATCGACGCGCGCAAAGGCGTGATCGAGCAGACCTGCCGCCACTCGTTCATCGCGTCGCTGCTGCGCATCCCGCACATCGTCGTCTGCGTGAACAAAATGGACCTCGTCGATTTCAAAGAGGAGGTCTTCAACACCATCGTCGCGCAGTACACGGAGTTCGCATCGCGCCTCGAAGTGGCGGACATCAAATTCATCCCGATCAGCGCGCTGCACGGCGACAACGTCGTCGATAAGTCGGAGAAGATGCCGTGGTACAAGGGCTCGCCGCTGCTCTACACGCTCGAAACGGTGTACATCGGCAGCGACGCGAACCACATCGATCCGCGTTTCCCGGTGCAGACGGTGATCCGTCCGAACACCGACGATCATCACGACTTCCGCGGTTTCGCGGGGCGCGTGGCGGGCGGCGTTTTCAAAGTCGGTGACGAAGTGCTCGCGCTTCCGTCGGGATTCACGTCGAAGATCAAATCGCTGCACGGTCCGGATGGCGAAACGTCGGAAGTGTTTTCGCCGATGTCGATCGCGATGACGCTCACGGACGAGATCGATATTTCGCGCGGCGGGATGATCGTGAAGCCGAACAACCAGCCGCAGATCAGCCAGGATGTGGAGGCGATGCTGTGCTGGTTTTCGCCCAACAAGCTCAATCCAAACGGCAAATACATCCTCCGCCACACGACGCGTGAAGTGAAGTGCGCGATCAAGGCGGTCCGCTATAAGATGAACATCAACACGCTTCACAAGGTCGAGGGCGACACTGAGATCGGCATGAATGATATCGGTCGCGTGCAGATCCGCACGGCGTCGCCGCTGTTCTTCGATGCGTACAAGCGCAACCGGAACACGGGCAGCCTCATCCTCGTCGATGAGCAGACGAATGCCACGGTCGGCGCGGCGATGATCATCTGA